Proteins encoded by one window of Seriola aureovittata isolate HTS-2021-v1 ecotype China chromosome 4, ASM2101889v1, whole genome shotgun sequence:
- the LOC130167589 gene encoding protein yippee-like 2 encodes MVRMTRSKTFQAYLPSCHRTYSCIHCRAHLANHDELISKSFQGSQGRAYLFNSVVNVGCGPAEERVLLTGLHAVADIYCENCKTTLGWKYEHAFESSQKYKEGKFIIELAHMIKDNGWD; translated from the exons ATGGTCAGAATGACGCGCTCTAAGACCTTCCAGGCGTACCTGCCTAGCTGCCACCGAACCTACAGTTGCATCCACTGCCGAGCTCACCTGGCCAACCACGACGAGCTCATCTCCAAG TCGTTCCAGGGCAGCCAGGGCAGAGCGTACCTGTTCAACTCAGT GGTGAATGTCGGGTGTGgacctgcagaggagagagttTTGCTCACAGGCCTGCATGCTGTAGCAGATATCTACTGTGAGAACTGCAAGACGACCCTGGGCTGGAAATAC GAACATGCCTTTGAGAGCAGTCAGAAGTATAAAGAGGGCAAGTTCATCATCGAGCTGGCTCACATGATCAAGGACAACGGCTGGGACTGA